The sequence CGTCCGCTGATGCTCAGGTCATGGTTCATGATGAACGGCCGTCTGTTGGTCAGCAACTCCCACCAGTTGGTATCGGTGCCGTTCTGAATACCCGCCAGAACCTGGGGCGATACGAATTTGGTGACATCCCAGGTCGGATTCTCCTGCGTAAGGCCAGACCCGGTGCGGCTCAGCGATATGTAGCGGTCGGCTTTCTTTTGCAGGAAACCAGCGGCATTATCGGGCAACATGGCTTTGTTCGTGATTTCCTGTAGGGAGTAGGAGCCGCTGTATTCAACGGTGGGTTTCTTGGTACCTTTTCCGGTTTTTGACGTAATCAGGATTACCCCATTCGCTGCCTGCGAACCGTATACGGCTGCGGCACTGGCATCTTTCAGAATATCGACGGACGCAATATCATTCGGGTTGATGTCGACGATGCTACCCCGGTAGATGATTCCGTCCAGCACGATGAGCGGCGCCGTACTGCCTGAGATGGAGTTGCGCCCCCGAATGCTGATGGTGGGATCCTGTCCGGCCTGCGTGGTGGCCCCCACATTTAACCCCGGTACCGAGCCTTGCAGCGATTGGAGCAGGCTCACGTTGGGGGCTTCCTTGAAGGCGTTGAGGTCGGCTCGGGCTACGGCCCCGGTAATGTCGCGCTTCTTGGCTGTACCGTAGCCAATGACCACCACTTCATCAAGTGATTTATCGTCCAGCTTGAGGGCAATGTTGAGCGCCGTCCGGTTGCCTACGGTTAGTTCCTGGGGTACGTAGCCCACGAATGAAAAAATAAGGACGGCGTCGGCGTCGGGTACGTTGATCGAAAAGGTGCCGTCGCCCAGGGTGTTCGTACCCCGGGTAGTGCCTTTGATCACGATGCTTACCCCGGGTAGCTTTTCGCCTTTCTCATCGACAACGGTGCCGGTCACCGTGATGTCGGCGGGCTTGGTGCCGAGCTTATCGTCATTGGTCTGGTTTACCGGGCTGCGGCTCTCGGTTGCACTACCGGTGGGGGCTGGGTTCAGTACCACCTCGTCGGCATCGACCCGGTACTCGATTTTCAGCGGCACCAGCAGTTCGTTCAGGACGTTGCCCAGGGGCTGATTGCTTACGTTGATGGATACCTTTCGCTCCCCCCGAATCAGCGCTGAACTGTATGTAAACCGAACGTTAGTTTGCTTACTCAGTTGAGAGAGTACCGTTTTGATCGGCAGGTTCGTCAGTTGTAGGGTGACTTTACGGTTCAGGAGTTCTTGAGCGTGGGCATCGTAGGCTTTGGAAATACCCACGAATACCAGTGCAATCAAAAGCTGATATACGGTTCTTCGCATGACCAGGTACGGTAGCCTGTACGATTTTGATAGAAGTTGCATACATTCACTTGTTTTTGTTCGGTTTGTAAGGGCAAAAGCTCCCCGTGCCTCAGCAGTGAGGCCATTGATCAGCGGCGGAACGTGTTATGAGCCGGTAATGCTGGAACCATTACCGGCTTTTTTGGCAATAGACGCAGGGTGTTACATAGGCAGCTAGCGGTTAGGAAGTACAGCCGGTGCTGGTGATGATCAGTTGCCCGTCTACGACTTCGTAGGAGGCGCCAATCGCCCGGCATATGCGGTCAAGACGCTGATAAAGCCCTTCGTTGGCTGACAAGGTTGTTGTGATCGGGCACTGGCTCAGGAGTTGCGCATCAAACACGATATCCAGCCCGTACTGCTTTTCCAGGATAGCCAGTACATCTGAGACAGGCTTGTCGTCGAAACTTAACGGCTGAGTAACCGAAGAAACGGGAACTGGCTGCTCAATCAGGTCTTTGGCCAGTTGTTCGGTTGTTCGCTCGAACGTGGCCCGTTGGTTGGGCGTCAGCACCACCCCAGCTACCTGCGACGTGGCGGCCTGATCCATCCGGTCGAAATTGCGACGGGCAAACACCGATACCCGGCCCGTTCGAACAATCACCCGAACCGTTTTATCCTGGTCGTAGGCCTGTACGTGAAAGCTCGTACCGACCACTTTCGTTACGGTGCCGCCGGCGAATACGAGGAAAGGCCGGGCTGGATTCTTCGTGACGTTAAAAAAGGCTTCGCCCTGTAGGTCAACCTCGCGCCTGTTGGCGGCAAACGATTTGGCGTAACGCAACCGGCTGCCGGGCTGGAGTTGTACCGAACTGCCGTCGCTCAGCGTGATGGTTACAGGGTGAGCGGTAGTATTTACCGCTTCGTGCTGACTGGCCTGGTCCATAGAAGCCGTTGGCGACAACTGGCCGGCGATGGGGGCGGTTGTGTCGGTTTGGGTAAACCACCAGCCTGCGCTCAGTACCAGGGCCACGCCCGCCGCCACGGCCCAGCGCTGCCAGGATGGTGTATGCCGGATGATACGCCCAACGGGGATGGGTTCCGTGGTTTCCTGCTCGATGCGGCTGCGTAAGTGTTGCCAGATCGCCTCCAGCTGGTCGGCGTCGGCCACAGAGAGTGCCCCGGGATCGGTGGCCCGGCTTAGCTGTTGCAGCAAATGAATGGCCCTTACTACGATGGCAACTAGCTGAGGGTTTTCCTGGAGTAGGCCTATCCAGAACTGATCCGTTGCCGGGTTGGGTTGCATGACCCATTGTCGGAAGGCAGAATCGGCCGCTAAGTCTTCCGCATTATAGTTGGTATAGTCCATTCTGAATCTCGTCTCGAAGGCAAGAGAAGGACTGTATCGGTTTTAACTCATTATTTCTAAAAATAATTTTATAAATGACGCCGGGTTGGATCGACTCAGGTCATCAGGGACCAACTGGCCAGCAACAGGACGCTGATCAGCAGCTGGCGCAGCGCGTGAATAGCCCTGTTTATATTGTTGATGACAGACTGCGTGTTTATACCCATCAGGGAGGCAATCTCCTCATTGCTGAGTTGGTGGTAA comes from Fibrella aestuarina BUZ 2 and encodes:
- a CDS encoding FecR family protein; protein product: MDYTNYNAEDLAADSAFRQWVMQPNPATDQFWIGLLQENPQLVAIVVRAIHLLQQLSRATDPGALSVADADQLEAIWQHLRSRIEQETTEPIPVGRIIRHTPSWQRWAVAAGVALVLSAGWWFTQTDTTAPIAGQLSPTASMDQASQHEAVNTTAHPVTITLSDGSSVQLQPGSRLRYAKSFAANRREVDLQGEAFFNVTKNPARPFLVFAGGTVTKVVGTSFHVQAYDQDKTVRVIVRTGRVSVFARRNFDRMDQAATSQVAGVVLTPNQRATFERTTEQLAKDLIEQPVPVSSVTQPLSFDDKPVSDVLAILEKQYGLDIVFDAQLLSQCPITTTLSANEGLYQRLDRICRAIGASYEVVDGQLIITSTGCTS